The sequence below is a genomic window from Betaproteobacteria bacterium.
CCCTGACCGGCAACACCGCCGACAACATCCTCGACGGTGGAATGGGCGCCGACGCCCTGATCGGCGGGACGGGCAACGATACCTATCTCGTGGACAACGTGGGCGACCTCATCACCGAAGGGGCCAGCGCTGGCACCGACAGCGTCATCGCATCGGTGACCCACACCCTCGCGGCCAATGTCGAGAATCTGACCTTGACAGGAAGCGGGGCGATCGGCGGAACCGGCAACACGCTCAACAACACCCTCGTAGGGAACGCTGGCGACAACCTCCTCAACGGAGGGGCCGGCAACGATGCCATGGTGGGGGGTGTGGGTAACGACACGTATATCGTCGAAAGCGTGGGTGACGTAGTGACGGAGAACGCCGAGGAAGGGGTCGATCTCGTGCAGTCCAGCGTGACCTACACCTTGGCCGCGAATGTCGAGAACCTGACCCTGACGGGTGCCGTGGCGATCAACGGAACGGGCAACGCCGGGGACAACACCCTGATCGGCAACGGGCTGGCCAACGTGCTCAACGGTGGGGCGGGCAGCGACAGCATGGCGGGCGGCGCGGGTAACGACACCTACGTTGTGGACAGTCTCGGCGATGTGGTCATCGAGAACGCAGCGGAAGGCACTGATCTCGTCCAGTCGTCGATCAGTTATACCCTGGCTGACAACGTCGAGAACCTCACCCTGACCGGAACCGGAGCGCTCAATGGCACCGGCAACGTCCTCAACAACACCCTGACCGGCAACACCGCCGACAACATCCTCGACGGTGGAATGGGCGCCGACGCCCTGATCGGCGGGACGGGCAACGACACCTACCTCGTGGACAATGCAGGCGACCTCATCACCGAAGGGGCCAGCGCTGGCACCGACAGCGTCATCGCATCGGTGACCCACACCCTCGCGGCCAATGTCGAGAATCTGACCTTGACAGGAAGCGGGGCGATCGGCGGAACCGGCAACACGCTCAACAACACCCTCGTAGGGAACGCTGGCGACAACCTCCTCAACGGAGGGGCCGGCAACGATGCCATGGTGGGGGGTGTGGGTAACGACACGTATATCGTCGAAAGCGTGGGTGACGTAGTGACGGAGAACGCCGAGGAAGGGGTCGATCTCGTGCAGTCCAGCGTCACCCACATCTTGGCCGCGAACGTCGAGAACCTGACCCTGACCGGGACGACGGCGATCAACGGCACCGGCAACACCGAGAACAACACCCTGATCGGCAACAGTGCAATCAACATTCTCAACGGCAGCGCTGGCAACGATACGCTCGACGGTCTGGGCGGCGCCGATACCCTGATCGGGGGAGCGGGGGACGATGTATTCGTCGTCGATGTGGCGACCGACGTCGTGCAGGAGGCCGTGGGCGAAGGGTTCGACGCGGTACGGGCGAATCTCTCCCTTTCCCTGGCCGCCAACGTGGAGGCCCTCTTCCTGGGCGGCACGGCAGCCCTCAACGGCACCGGCAACACTCTAGCCAACCTCCTGCGCGGCAACACGGGAATCAACACCCTGAACGGTGGGGCCGGCACCGACATCCTGGAAGGGGGGGACGGCAACGACCTCCTGACCGACACCGTGGGCAGCGCCCTGTTCAACGGCGGTGCCGGGGCCGATACCCTGACCGGCGGTGCTGCCGCCGAGGTCTTCCTGGGCGGCAGCGGCAACGATACCCTGGTGACCGCCGGGGGTAACGATGTGCTGCTGTTCAACAAGGGGGACGGTCAGGATGTCGTCGCGGCGGGAGGGAGCGGCAGCGATACGCTCTCCGTGGGCGGCGCGGGGCTGGCCTACGGCGATCTGGCCTTTGCCCGCGCGGCCAACGACCTGGTACTCAAGCTGGGGGCCACCGACCAGGTCACCTTCCGGGATTGGTATGCGGCCACTCCATCCCGGCCGGTCGTCAATCTGCAGGTGATTGCCGAAGCCATGGCGGGTTTCTCCCAGGGCGGCCCCGATGCCCTTCTGGACCAGCGCGTGGAACGCTTCAATTTTGGCGGACTGGTGGGCGCCTTCGACGCCGCTCGTGTGGCGAATCCCACCTTGACGACCTGGGCGCTGAGCAATGCACTGGCAGTCAATGCCCTGGGGGGATCGGACAGCGCGGCCCTGGGAGGCGATCTGGCCTATCAGTATGGCCGCAACGGCACCCTGGCCGGCATCGGGGCGACGCCCGCCCTGGCGGCCCTGGCGGATGCCAACCTGGGAACCGGAGCCCAGGCCCTCAACCCCCTGGCCGCTTTGCAGACCGGCTCGGTACGGCTGGGCTGATGCTCATGGAGCAGGCGACCCCGGTCGAAGCAGGGCGCGGCCCCCCGCCTTCCGCTGCGGCCTGGCAAAGCTTCGCTGCAGCCTTACGCGGCCAGGGGCTGATGCGATCCAGGGCGTCGCCGGCCAGCCGGCGGGCTTCTTCGGTGTCGTAGTCGGCTTGCAGGCCGAGCCAGAAACCGGGCGTCGTGCCCAGGGCACGGCCCAGGCGCAGGGCGGTGTCGGCGCTAACGGCCCGCTTGCCGGAGCAGATTTCGCTGATGCGCATGGCGGGGACGCCGATGGTCTTGGCGAGGCGGTACTGGCTGACGCCCAGGGGAAGGAGGAATTCCTCCTTCAGCACTTCCCCGGGGTGAATATTGCGAATGGTGTCCATGGCTTTGGTCTTTCAGTGATAGTCGCAAATCTCGACGGCCTCGGCGTTGCCGTCACGCCATACAAAACAGAGGCGCCACTGTTCGTTGATGCGAATGCTCCACTGCCCGACCCGGTCGCCGACCAGGGCCTCCAGCCGGTTGTTGGGGGGCGCGCGCAAATCGGCAAGGCAGCGGGCATTGTTGAGCATGCGCAGTTTCCGGCGGGCGACGGCTTGAATCTGATTGGGCAGGCGGCGGGAGAAGACGCCATTCCAGATTCGTTCTGTCTCGGCGTCGCGGAAGGAAACGATCATGGAATTGAGTTTATTGGCGGGCGATATTATCGTCAAGCGATACGGATCGGGCGCTCGGCTGGTGCGATGGGTCAGGCTTCTCGCCTAGCGCGCATTTGCCGGGGTTTGAGGAGTACGGCATGAGCCAGGCGGTTTCCCCCCCGCCTTCCGCTGCGCAGCCGCGCCACCGCCCCGGTCGCGGTGCCCCCGGCGCCGGGCCGGGCTGGGTCGATCCCCGGGATTTCTCGCCGCCCCTGCTGCGTTTGCAGGCGGCGGCGCCCAATCCCCTGGGGCGCAAGGTGCTGTGGGCGCTGCTGGCGCTGCTCGCCGCCCTGCTGGTCTGGGCGGCGGTGGGGCGACTGGATATCGTGGCGGTGGCCGAGGGCCGCCTCATTCCCCACAGCTACGTCAAGATCGTGCAGCCGGCGGAAGCGGGCATCGTCAAGGAAATCGCGGTGCGGGAGGGGGAGGCGGTGCGGGCGGGCCAGGTGCTGATGCGCATGGACGCCCTGGTGGTGGAGGCCGACGCCCGTTCCCTGGACGCCGAGGTGTGGCGCAAGCGTCTGGGCCTGCGGCGCATCGATGCGGAACTGGAAGGGCTGCCCTTCCGGGTGGAAAAGGACGATCCCCGCCCTGGCGCGGGAGGTGGAGGCCCAGTACCGCGCCAACCGGGCGGCCCTGGCCGCCGCCCTGGCCGAGGAGCGCAGCCGCCTGGCCAAGGCGGGCCAGGAGCTTTCCGCCGCCCGTCAGGTGAAAGAGAAACTGGAGCAGACCCTGCCCCACTTCCGGCAGCAGGATCAGGCCTTCGAGAAGCTCTCGCGGGAGGGCTTCGCCGGGCCGATGATGGCCAGCGACAAGCGGCGCGAGCGCATCGAGCGCGAACAGGAGGTCGAGACCCAGGGGCATCTGATCGAGGCGGCCCGGGCGAATCTGACCCAGTCGGAGAAGAAGCTGGCCCAGATCGATTCCGATACCCGCCGCCAGTTGCACGCCGAACGGAGCGAACTGCAGGCCCAACTGGAGCGGCTGGCCCAGGAGGTCGCCAAACAGGCCCACAAACGCGCCCTGCAGGAACTGAAGGCGCCGCAGGATGCGGTGGTCAAGGATCTGGCCACCCATACCGCGGGGACCGTCGTCCAGCCGGGTACCGTGTTGCTCACCCTGGTGCCGCGGGAGGAGAGGCTGCGGGCGGAGGTCTGGGTGTCCAACGAGGACATCGGCTTCGTGCGCGAGGGGCAGCCGGTGAAGCTGAAATTCGCGGCCTTTCCCTTCCAGAAGTACGGTCTGGCCCAGGGAGTTGTGGAACACGTGGGTGCCGACGCCACGGAATCCCAGGGGGCGGGGGAGGCGAACGCCCGCCCGGGGGCCGGCCCGCCTCCGTCCTACAAGGCCCTGGTGGCCCTGGAGCGCATGGACCTTGCCCTGGACGGGCGGCGCTTCGCCCTGGCTGCCGGCATGCACACCAGCGCGGAGATCCACCTGGGGGACCGGACGGTGCTGGAATACCTGCTTTCGCCGGTGAGGAAGGCCTGGCACGAGGCCGGGCGGGAGAGGTAGGAGAAGGTCCTGGCGAGGCCTGAGAGGCTGTGAATAAATCTACTGCGCGGCCCGATTGCTTCGTTGGGCGGTGTTGGTTCCGGCCGCTGCGCTTAACCTTCGCCGCGCGAAGGTTAGCCTTCACCGAAACTTCGTTTTCACTCCTCGCCTATCTAACTGATATGTCTCGTCGCTGCGCTCCGTCCGCCTCGCACTCGGGCCGCTCGCTACGATTTCTTCACAGCCTCTGAGTTGGGCTGCGCCCGCGGATGGACATGGATCAGGCCCGCCCCCGGCAGTGGAAGGCGCCGGCCGGCCCGTTTCCCTCCCCCGGGAATTCTCCTCCCCCCGCTTGACCGCCGGCCGGCCGGCGGGAATACTTGCACGCTTCTGAAAAAACCGGCGCCACGCTGGTTACAAAAACACCACCGCGAGGAGCAGGGATGGGAGACAGCACAGGGCCGGCGCTCCGGCACGTCGCACGCTTTGGCACCACGGCGCAGCCGGGTGATACGCTTCCCGGGCCGGTGGCGCCGGGCATGACGCTCAATTCGCCGGTGGGGGTGGCCCTGGACCGGGCGGGCAATGTCTGGGTATGCGACACGGGCAACAACCGTCTGCTGGTCTTCGACGCCAGCCTGAGCACCCTGCGCCATGTGCTGCACGCGCCGGAAAGCGCGGCGGGCGGCGAGGCGGCGCGGGCCTTCCGCATGCCCTTCCACGTCTGCCCCCACCCCGAAAAGAACCGGGTCTTCGTCTCCGACATGGGCAACAGCCGCATCGTGGTCCTCGACCTCGCCGACGGCGCGCCGCGCTTTGCGGGGGCCCTGGGCAACACGGCACAGAAGGGCTTTGCCCCCTTGCAGGATCCCAATGGGCTCACCCTGGTGCGCGGCACGAAGGGTTTCGAACTCTGCGTCAATGACGAGTTCTTCCATAACGCCGCGGACCCCCTGCGCAACCGCTGCGTGCGCTTTACGGAAGACGGCCTTTACCTGGGGGAATTCCGCTCGGTCCAGGTGAAGGGCCGGCGCCACGATCTCCTCTGGCCCCAGGGGCTGGCCTCCGACGCCGAGGGAAATCTCTACCTCGCCAATACCGGCAGCTACGAAATCCTGCGCTGTCCGGCCGACGCCAAGGTCGACGACGACTACGTGGCCCGCGGGGGCAGCCCCCTTATCGCCCACCGTTTCGGCACCCCCGGGGCCTGGGCATGCTCAACATCATGCGCGACGTAAATGTGGTGGGCGACCGGGTCTTCGTACCGGACCACGTCGCCAACACCATTTCCGTCTATCACACCGACGGCCGGCCCCTGGCCACGGTGGCGGGCCTGCGGGCGGGCTGGCACCACGGTACCGAACCGGTCAATTCCCCCACCGACCCGCTCTATTACCTCCTGGAAGACACGGCCCTGGTCAGCCCCTACGTGATCTGCGACGGGGGGGCACCGGACGTCTTCTTCATCAGCGAACCTTTCACCTCGCGCATTCTCAAGGTGCGCATCGATTTCTCCCGGGGGCCTCGGGCGACGGCGAAACTGATGGCCGCCGTGGGCAAGCGCCGGGACGACCCCGCCAGTGCCACCAACGCACAGTTGAACTGCGTCACCTCGGTCATCGGCTTTGCCCAGCCGGAATCCAGCCCCAAAGGTACGGCCGGCCCCGCGGCGGCCTGGCCGGTTTCCGCCAGTGCGGCTCTGGCGGGCCAGTACGACGCCTGGTGGGGCCATCTGACCCGGGCCACCCTGCAACACTCCGGCGGCGCCGACTGGCTGCGCGAAGCGCGCCTGGTGCTCGACGCCGGCAACTGGCGCCTCACCGCCTGCCGCGCCCAGGGCACCGGCTACGTGCCCGACCCGGTGCAGCTCGACGGCTGGTTCCTGGCCGGCAACCTGGGGCTCGCCTCCTTCGTGCCCGACTTTCCCCTGCTCGGGCAGTGGGTTCCGGGGACGCCCATCGTCCTGGCCGGCAATTTCGATACCGGCACCATCAGCCTCTACCAGATCGGTCCCCTGGGCAATCTGGTCAATTTCGGCCTGCCCTTCGGACTCAAGGGCTCCGGCCCGGCCTGCCTGTCCGGCCCCCAGGGCATGGCGGCCTCCGGCGACGGCCACGTCTATATCGCCGACACCCTCAACAACCGCATGGCCCACTGGCAGATCCTGGCCAGCGGCACGGCAATCCCCCTGGGCACCTTCGTCTGGCAAGGCGAAGAGCGGGGCGATTCCCCCTTCACCCCCACCGACGCGGCCCTCGCCGCCGACGGGCGCCTCTACGTCAGCGACCAGTTCAATGACCGCATCTGCGTCTTCGACCGCGACGGCCGTTCGCTCTTCAGCTTCGGCCGCCAGGGCTACTGGGAGGAGGGCAATCCCGACGGGGAGCGCTTCATGCTGCCCACCAGCCTGGCCATCGACGGCGATCGCCTCTATGTGAACGATCTGGTGAACCGCGCCCTGAAGGTATTCATCCTGGAAGGAAACACGCCCCGCTTCATCGCCGGACTGTCGCTCTTCAAGCTGAGCACCGCGGAGGGGGGCGTGTGGATGCCCTTCCTCATGCACGCCCGGGAGGGACGGGTGTATCTTGCCGACTCGACGTACAACATCGTCCAGGTCTACGCCTGCGACTGACTCTTTCCCGCCCCATGACCCAGGCCGCCGACTTCCATCTGAAGGAACTGCTCTACGAGAGCGCCTCGACCCGTGTGCTGCGGGCCCTGCGCCAGGGCGACCGGCGGCCGGTGATTCTGAAGGTGTTGAAGGAAGGCGATCCGGCCCGGGAACATTTCGAGCGCTACCAGCATGAGTACGAACTCCTGAAGAGCCTCGCCTCCCCCGGCATCGGCCAGGCCCTGGACTTCGTCGCCCTGCCCGAGGGGCACGCCCTGGTGCTGGAAGACGCGGGGGGCGAGTCCCTGGCCCGGCGCATCGTCCGAGGTGCCCTGGGTCTGCCGGAGTTTCTCGACATCGCCATCGGCGCCTGCGAGGCCCTGGCCGAGGTCCATCTGGCCGACATCATTCACAAGGACGTCAGCCCCGGCAATCTGATCGTGACGGCGGCGCGGACTGTCAAGCTGATCGACTTCGGGCTGGCCTCGCGGCTTCCGCGCCTCAACCCGGCGTTGCGCAATCCGGAGGCCCTGGAGGGGACGCTGGCCTACATCGCGCCGGAGCAGACGGGCCGCATGCACCGCAGCCTCGACTACCGGGCCGACCTCTACGGCCTGGGCGCCACCCTGTTCGAATTGCTCGCCGGGCGCCCCCCCTTCCCCGGCACCGACGCCGCGGAGATCGTCTATTCCCATCTCGCCCGCCGCCCGCCGGATTTGCGCGAACTGGTGCCCGGGCTGCCGTCGGTCGTCGCGCGCCTGGTGGCCCGTCTGCTCGAAAAGAACGCCGAAGATCGCTACCAGAGCGCCTGGGGCATCCGCGCCGACCTGCTGCGCTGCCGCGACAGCCTCGCCCGGGGAGAACCCGTCGAGGACTTTGCCCTGGGCGCCGCCGACGTGCCGCAACGCTTCCAGCTCAGCGAGAAGATGGTCGGCCGCCAGGCGGAGATCGATCGCCTGGTGGCCGCCTTCGAAGCCGACCGGAGCCAGCGGCAACTGGTGCTGGTGAGTGGTTACTCCGGCATCGGCAAGAGCACCCTGGTGCGGGAATTCTGCCGCCCCCTGACCGGCATCGGCGGCAGCCTGGTGGCGGGCAAGTTCGACCAGTTCCAGCGCAACACCCCCTACAGCGCCCTGGTGGCGGCCTTCAGCGATTTCCTGCACCAGGCGCTGCTGCTCGACGACGCCCGGCGCGGCGCCCTCAGCGACCGCATCCTCGCCGCCGTGGGAGACAGGGGCGCCGTCGTCGCCCACGCCATCCCGGCCATCGAGGAATTGATCGGCCCCCAGGCGGCGGTCCCGGAACTCGGCGGCAACGAGGCGCAGCACCGCTTCCGCCTCGTCTTCCGCCGTTTCGTCCAGGCCCTGGCCCGCGAGGATGCGCCCCTGGTGCTCTTCCTGGACGACTTGCAGTGGGCCGACACCGCCACCCTGCGCCTGCTGGAATCCCTTGCCACCGGTGACGATCTGCGCCACCTGCTCATCATCGGCGCCTACCGCGACAACGAGGTCGATGCCGCCCACCCCCTGCGGGCGATGATCCTCCGTCTCATCGAGGAAGAGGCGCCCCTCACCGAGATCACCCTCGCCCCCCTGTCCCAGGATGCCATCGCCGAGCTGATTGCCGCGTCCTTCCACGCCGGGCCCGAGGACGCCCTTCCCCTGGCGGCCCTGGTGCAGAGGAAGACCCTGGGCAATCCCTTCTTCGTCGGCCAGTTCCTGCACACCCTGTACCGGGAAGAACTCATCACCTACCGCCTGGGCGACGACCAGCGCCGTTCGGGCTGGACCTGGGACATGGCCCGTGTCGAGGCCATGGCCATCACCGACAACGTGGTGGACCTCCTGGTCGAGCGCCTGCGCCGGCTTCCGGCTGCAACCCAGGCGGCGCTGCGGGAAGCGGCCTGCATCGGCAATGCCTTCGCCCTGGGCACCCTGGCCATCATCCATCGCTCGCCCCGCGAAACGCTTTTCGACGACCTCCTGCCGGCCCTGCGCGGCGAACTGCTGCGCAGCGCCGGCGAAGGTCCGGACGCCGACCGCTTCGCCTTCAGCCACGACCGGGTGCAGCAGGCCGCCTACGCCCTCATGGACGCCGACGCCCGCCAGGCCCTGCACCTGGACATCGGCCGGCTCCTGCTCGAAGGCCTGTCGCCGGACGACCTGGAAGAGCGGATTTTCGAGGTGGTCGATCAGCTCGATGCCGGCATGGACCTGATTGCCAACCGGGAAGAACGCCTGCGCCTCGCCGTCCTCAACCGCCGCGCGGCAGAGCGGGCGGTGCGGGCCAACGCCTACCAGGCCGCCCTCGATTATCTCGATGCCGCCGTCGCCTGCCTGCCCCCGGACGCCTGGTCCTCCTGCCACGGCACCGCCCTGGACCTGACCCGTCGCCGGGCCGAAGTCGCCTACCTGGCCGGCGACTACGACCGCTCCATGGCCGACATCGCCGTGGTGCGGGAAAAGGCCGAGAACGTCCTCGACCGCGCCGGTATCTGCGCCCTGTTGATCAGCGAATACACCGTCCTGGGCCGCAACGCGGAGGCGGTGGAAGAGGCCCGCGAGGCCCTGGCCCTGCTGGGCATCGCGGTTCCGCAGGGCAACCTGCGCGAAGCCCTGGAGGCGGAACTCGCCCCCATCCGGGCCGCCATCAACGACCGTTCCATCGCCTCCCTGGTCGATCTGCCCGAAATGACCGACCCGGTGCAGCGCATGGCCATGAAGGTGCTGATGCCGGTCCATACCGCCGCCTATTTCGCCGGCCAGCGAGAGCTCTACGGCTGGTTCCTGGCCAAGATGACCCACCTGTCGCTGGCCTACGGCCACGTACCGGAATCCCTCAAGGGCTACGCCAGCCTGGGGGGCGTGCTGTGCGGCGACTTCGGCGAATTCGCCGAGGGCTACGAATTCGCCCGCCTGGCCATCCGGCTCACCGAGCGCTTCCCGGACAACGGTCTCAAGTGCCGCGCCAGTCTCATCATGGTGTCCTTCGTCAATCACTGGATGCGGCACGTGCGCGAGGGCGAGGACTACCTGCAGCCGGGGATCGACGCCGGCCTGGAGGCGGGGAGCATCAGTTCGTCAGCTACCTGATGATGTGGGGCGGCACCATCAACCAGATGTACCGCGGCGTCAATCTGGACCGCCAGATGCGCCAGATCGACGAGGCCCTGGCCTTCACCCGCAAGGTGAAGAACCATCTGGCCACCGACTCCATCGTCGGCGCCCGGGCGGTGGTGGCCAACCTCCTGGGCCGCACGCCGGCTTCCGACTCCTTCGACACGGCGGACCTCGGCGAGGCGGATTTCGTCGCCGCCTGCCGCACCCACAACAGCCAGTCCTCCCTCTGCTTCTACCACTGCGTGCGGGCCTGGGCGCTCTATCTGCACGGCCACTACGCCGCGGCGCGGGAGAGCATCGAGCAGGCGGCGTCCACCGTCCATTTCATCGCCTCCTACGTCACCGAAGCCGACGTGCGCTTCTTGCATTCGCTGATCTACATCGCCCTGGACGACACCCTGCCCCGGCCCGGGATCATGGATCGGGTGGATTCCAACCAGGCCCTGCTCAAGCGCTGGACTGAGCACTGCCCGGACAATTTCCGCCACAAGCACGCCCTGGTGGAAGCCGAGCGGGCGCGCCTCGAACAACGGGTCGGCGACGCGCTCTCCCTCTACGAAGTGGCCATCGCCCAGGCGGCCCAGGGGGGCTTCGTCCACGACGAAGCCCTGGCCAACGAGCTGGCCTGCCGCTTCTGGATGGAACGGGGCAAGCTCGATTTCGCCGCCGTACACCTGCGCCGCGCCTACCGCGGCTATCAGGCCTGGGGCGCCCAGAGAAAACTCGACCAGTTGGCCGAGCGCTACGCCAACGTCTTTGCGGCAGGCCACCAGGAGGGCGGGCGCGGGCGGCGCACCGCGCCCCGCCGCTCGACCACCCACACCAACACCCAGGCCACCACCCGGGCCGCCGATTCCCTCGATCTCGACGCCATCGTCGGCGCTTCCCACCTGATCGCCGGCGAGCGCGAGCCGGCGGCCCTGAAGCAGAAACTGATGCACGTGGCCCTGGCCAACGCCGGCGCCGACCGGGGCTTCCTGATCCTGGACGTGGACGGCGCCCTGACCCTCGAGGCCCGGGCCGAGGAAGGCGGCGATTTCAGCGCCCTGCCCTCGCTGCCCCTGGACGACCCGGCTGCGGCCGGCGAGCTCCCCCTGGCCCGCTCGGTGGTGGCCTTCGCCGCCCGCACCGGGCAGGCGGTGGTGCTGGCCGACGCCGCAGCGGACGAGCAGTTCGGCCGCGACCCCGCCATCGTGCAACACGGGGCACGTTCCCTCCTCTGCCTGCCCCTGGTCCATGCCGGCAAGCTCTCGGGCCTCCTCTATCTGGAAAACCGCCTGGCCAGCGGCGCCTTCTCGCCCGCCCACGTGCGGGTGCTCGAAATCCTTTCGTCCCAGATGGCCATCGCCATCGAAAACGCCCGCATCCTCAGCCACCTGGACGAGCGGGTGCGCACCCGCACCTCTGAACTGGAAGCGGCCAATGGTCAATTGCAGGACGAGATCGCCGAGCGCATCGAAGTCGAGGCCGCCCTCAAGGTGGCGCGGGAGGAGGCCGAGGCCGCCACCCGGGCGAAGAGCGACTTCCTCGCCCGCATGAGCCACGAAATCCGCACCCCCATGAACGCGGTCATCGGCCTGGGCGAGCTGCTGCAACGCACCGAGCTCAGCGCCCGGCAGAAGGACTACGTGCGCAAGCTGGGCAGTTCGGCCAACACGCTCCTGGGCATCATCAACGACGTGCTCGACTTCTCCAAGATCGAGGCCGGCCGCATGAGCGTCGAGATCATGCCCTTCTCCCTGGACGAGGTGCTCGACAATCTGGCCAACGTGGTGGTCGGCCCGGCCGAGGAAAAAGGCCTGGAGGTGCTCATCGAGCGCGGCGACACGGTTCCCGCCACCCTCCTGGGCGATTCCCTGCGCCTGGGCCAGGTGCTCATCAACCTGACCGGCAATGCGGTGAAATTCACCGCGGCCGGCGAAGTGCTCGTCGCCGTGCACCGGCTGTGCAACGGGCCGGACGGAGAACTGCTGCGCTTCTCGGTGCGCGACACGGGCATCGGCATCGGCCCGCAGCAACTGGCAAATCTCTTCCAGCCCTTCCATCAGGCCGATGGGACGATCACCCGTCGCTTCGGCGGCACCGGCCTGGGCCTGGCCATTTCGCGCCAACTGGTGGAGATGATGGGGGGCACCCTGGAGGTGCGCAGCAGCGAGGGCCAGGGCACCACCTTCTGGTTCGACCTGCCCTGCCGCGAAGCTCCGGCGCTGCCCGTGGCCGACGCGCCGAGCGCCCCGGAGGCCCCGTCGATTTCCGGCCGCCGCGTCCTGGTGGTGGACGACAACGCCACCTCGCGCACCATCCTGGAAGCCCTCCTGCAACGCCTGGACCTGGTCGTCGAGCAGGTGGACTGCGGCGAGGCCGCCCTGGAGGCCATCGCCCGGGAGAACGCCGTCGGCGGCCGGGGCTACGACCTCGTCCTCATGGACTGGCGCATGCCCGGACTGGACGGCATCGAGACCACCCGCCGCATCCGCCGCGAATTGCGCCTGACCCAGATGCCCGCCGTCCTCATGGTCACCGCCTACGGCCGCGAGGAAGTGGTGCACGAGGCGGAAAAGGCCGGCATCGACGGCTTCCTGGTCAAACCGGTGAGCGAGGCCCTGCTCACCGAAACGGTGCTGGGCCTGTTCGGTGTCCCCGGCCACCACAGCCCCGGCGCCCTGGCCGGCGGCTCCGGCATCGGCGACCCGCTGGCCGCCATCCGCGGCGCCCGGGTGCTGCTGGTGGAGGACAATCCCATCAACCAGCAGGTGGCGGCCGAACTGCTGCAACAGGCGGGCCTGCGGGTGGACATCGCGGCCGATGGCGCAAGCGGCGTGAGCAAAGCCTGCACCGGCGTCTATGACCTGGTGCTCATGGACGTCCAGATGCCCGACATGGATGGCTACGAGGCCACCCGCCGCATCCGCGCCTACCCCGGCCTGGGGGAACTGCCCATCGTGGCCATGACGGCCCACGCCCTGGCCGGCGACCGGGAAAAGAGCCGCGCCGCGGGCATGTTCGACCACCTGACCAAGCCCATCGACAGCCGGCGCCTGGAAGCCGTCCTCCTGCAATGGATACGCCCCGCCGGCCGGGGTGGGGAACGCCGCGCGCCGCCGCCGGAAAAGACCCGAGAGAGCGCCGCCCGCGCCTATCCGGCCGTGGCCGGCTTCGATCCCCAGCAGGGCCGCGCCCAGGTGGGCGGCAACGACGGCCTCTATGCCCGGCTCCTGGGCGAATTCGTGCAGGC
It includes:
- a CDS encoding NHL repeat-containing protein, coding for MGDSTGPALRHVARFGTTAQPGDTLPGPVAPGMTLNSPVGVALDRAGNVWVCDTGNNRLLVFDASLSTLRHVLHAPESAAGGEAARAFRMPFHVCPHPEKNRVFVSDMGNSRIVVLDLADGAPRFAGALGNTAQKGFAPLQDPNGLTLVRGTKGFELCVNDEFFHNAADPLRNRCVRFTEDGLYLGEFRSVQVKGRRHDLLWPQGLASDAEGNLYLANTGSYEILRCPADAKVDDDYVARGGSPLIAHRFGTPGAWACSTSCAT
- a CDS encoding HigA family addiction module antidote protein, encoding MDTIRNIHPGEVLKEEFLLPLGVSQYRLAKTIGVPAMRISEICSGKRAVSADTALRLGRALGTTPGFWLGLQADYDTEEARRLAGDALDRISPWPRKAAAKLCQAAAEGGGPRPASTGVACSMSISPAVPSRSAKRPGG
- a CDS encoding type II toxin-antitoxin system RelE/ParE family toxin; the encoded protein is MIVSFRDAETERIWNGVFSRRLPNQIQAVARRKLRMLNNARCLADLRAPPNNRLEALVGDRVGQWSIRINEQWRLCFVWRDGNAEAVEICDYH
- a CDS encoding NHL repeat-containing protein; its protein translation is MLNIMRDVNVVGDRVFVPDHVANTISVYHTDGRPLATVAGLRAGWHHGTEPVNSPTDPLYYLLEDTALVSPYVICDGGAPDVFFISEPFTSRILKVRIDFSRGPRATAKLMAAVGKRRDDPASATNAQLNCVTSVIGFAQPESSPKGTAGPAAAWPVSASAALAGQYDAWWGHLTRATLQHSGGADWLREARLVLDAGNWRLTACRAQGTGYVPDPVQLDGWFLAGNLGLASFVPDFPLLGQWVPGTPIVLAGNFDTGTISLYQIGPLGNLVNFGLPFGLKGSGPACLSGPQGMAASGDGHVYIADTLNNRMAHWQILASGTAIPLGTFVWQGEERGDSPFTPTDAALAADGRLYVSDQFNDRICVFDRDGRSLFSFGRQGYWEEGNPDGERFMLPTSLAIDGDRLYVNDLVNRALKVFILEGNTPRFIAGLSLFKLSTAEGGVWMPFLMHAREGRVYLADSTYNIVQVYACD
- a CDS encoding serine/threonine-protein kinase PknK → MTQAADFHLKELLYESASTRVLRALRQGDRRPVILKVLKEGDPAREHFERYQHEYELLKSLASPGIGQALDFVALPEGHALVLEDAGGESLARRIVRGALGLPEFLDIAIGACEALAEVHLADIIHKDVSPGNLIVTAARTVKLIDFGLASRLPRLNPALRNPEALEGTLAYIAPEQTGRMHRSLDYRADLYGLGATLFELLAGRPPFPGTDAAEIVYSHLARRPPDLRELVPGLPSVVARLVARLLEKNAEDRYQSAWGIRADLLRCRDSLARGEPVEDFALGAADVPQRFQLSEKMVGRQAEIDRLVAAFEADRSQRQLVLVSGYSGIGKSTLVREFCRPLTGIGGSLVAGKFDQFQRNTPYSALVAAFSDFLHQALLLDDARRGALSDRILAAVGDRGAVVAHAIPAIEELIGPQAAVPELGGNEAQHRFRLVFRRFVQALAREDAPLVLFLDDLQWADTATLRLLESLATGDDLRHLLIIGAYRDNEVDAAHPLRAMILRLIEEEAPLTEITLAPLSQDAIAELIAASFHAGPEDALPLAALVQRKTLGNPFFVGQFLHTLYREELITYRLGDDQRRSGWTWDMARVEAMAITDNVVDLLVERLRRLPAATQAALREAACIGNAFALGTLAIIHRSPRETLFDDLLPALRGELLRSAGEGPDADRFAFSHDRVQQAAYALMDADARQALHLDIGRLLLEGLSPDDLEERIFEVVDQLDAGMDLIANREERLRLAVLNRRAAERAVRANAYQAALDYLDAAVACLPPDAWSSCHGTALDLTRRRAEVAYLAGDYDRSMADIAVVREKAENVLDRAGICALLISEYTVLGRNAEAVEEAREALALLGIAVPQGNLREALEAELAPIRAAINDRSIASLVDLPEMTDPVQRMAMKVLMPVHTAAYFAGQRELYGWFLAKMTHLSLAYGHVPESLKGYASLGGVLCGDFGEFAEGYEFARLAIRLTERFPDNGLKCRASLIMVSFVNHWMRHVREGEDYLQPGIDAGLEAGSISSSAT